In Halococcus salsus, the DNA window GGATCGAGACCGAAGAAACGGATGAGTCGGAGGATGACGACACTCCCGAACGTCAACTCGTCGCCGAGAAGACCGACGAGGTCTGGCAGCAGGCCAAGCCGTTCGTGACCGACGCCTTCGCGCTCGACCGCGGGCAGAACTGGCAGATTCACGAGAACGCCTTCTGGGAGCAACACGCCTACATGGGGATGCGCGAGGACATGTACGCGCGGAGCGGTCCCGCGTCGTTCTCGCTCGATACCACGCGGGAACGTATCCCGACGGGATCGACCCATCGCTATCAGATCGGGAAGCTCTCCGTCTCGGAGATTCGGGAGATGCTCCGGAACACCACACGAATGCTGATCGCTCGCGCCCGCCAGAACGGCGAACTCGACGGGTCAGTCATGGCGGCCATCGACGTGACCAAGGGCTTCCCGTTTACCGGCGACGTGGAAGACCAAGAGGACGATATCCTCGGGTACAAGGACGGTAGCGACTACTACCAGTGGGCGGTGCTCAAAGTCGTCGGGATGGACGTCCCGCTCGTGCTCGATGCCATTCCGCGCGTGCGCGGACAATCGAAAGACGAGATCGTCGAGAAGCTCCTGTCGCAGGCGACGGAGATGGTGGATATCGACCTCGTGATGATGGACCGTGAGTTCGATAGTGAGTCGGTCAAGGACACCTGCGAGGAGCACGGTGTCCACTACCTGAATCCGACGCGCATCTTCACCAATAGCGACGAAGCAGACACCATCGCGTGGATGTACCGCAACGGCGAACGGTTCCACGTCACTGAGGAGGAAGCCGACGGTGGATCGCCCACCCGCAAGCAGGTCTACCTCCCAAAACGGTCGAATTCGGACGACGACAAGGATGAAGACGACGATCTCTCAGCAGTATGGACGGAGCTGTGCGGCGAGTGGGGGTTCGAGGACGTGGACGGCGAACCGAGCGAGGGGATGTCGTTCTCGCGGCTGCTCGCGGACATCCAGCGCGAAGAGGCAGTCGAAGAGCGTAAGCAGAAAGCACAGAACGGAGAGGTGGACACCGCCGGAACCGTGGTATTCGAGACGAATCACCCCTACGTCACCGCCGGTGACGCCGACGATCAGCAGATGGACGGAATAGCGTTCGTCCACATGATCGAGCGGCTGATTCGATGGTATCGCCGTCGTTGGGGTATCGAGAACGGCTTCAAAAAGCAGAAGCACTTCATGGTGCGAACCACCTCGACCGAGCGCAACTATCGGTTCTTCAACTTCGCGTTCGCGTGCGTCCTCTATAACGTCTGGCGGCTGGTGGACCTGCTGGTGAAGATTGCCATCGACGGTGAGAACCGCACGTACGCACCGCGAGTGGATGCGAACCAGTTCCTGACCGTCGCCAAGCAGTACCACGGGCTCGATCCGCCAGACTGAGGCCGGAACAGCCCTGTGATCGCCTCGGTGGTGAGCAGCGGCACTGTTCAGCACCGCTTTATTTCGCTTCATGCTGGTCCGGTTCTGAGATACCACCCTGAGACTGACCTGCGCTCGTTTACCACTGCCGGGACAGAGCCGAAACAAACGCCCGATCCATGCATTGAGCAGCTACCTAGCCGACATCAGACCTAGACCGGGTCACAGAGCTAGGTATCGCGCGAGCCAACCGCCAGAGTCGTCCAGCACAGTACCAGCGCAACGACGGGTTACTTCGAATGGCAGGACGCGAACCGTCTCGCCAACGAGTTCACCGTCGAGGAGATTATCGACCGCGTCCGAGCAGCTCGCTTGCAATTCGTTGGCCGATTCGTCCGCTTGCACCGAGTAGTAGTACGTTCGTTATGTTTTCTGATTGTCGATAGTCGTCTGACGATACGTGGCGAGTGCCACAGTTCCGACCACATCTTCACACTTTGGTATTAGAATGTGACCTTAATATAGTTGAGCGAACATAGTTGTGACCAAGTCACATCAATGTCGTCGGACTCATCCATCGAAGCAAAGTACGATAGTTGCCCCGTGCTCGAAACGCTCGAAGAAGTCGGGTCTCGGTGGCGAATGTCCGTAATCCATGTTCCTCGGAGGGGGATCTCCGATTCAACGAAATCAAGCGAGCGACGGATGCTAATTCACAAACACTGTTCCGCGTACTGGATGATATCGAAGAGAAAGAATACGTCGAACGTCAG includes these proteins:
- a CDS encoding transposase, with the protein product MVAAALVADATGYNDRSRFVEDESDGSGDGLDGFVADVTTIAQSQCERCESYADIETLIYHLPIDHLTFAAHDSLAPYSGPYPMALLVRACLFMEINGWDETALHDHLRAHPSLSQNLGFETLPNQSTFWRAWNERFSEKLHDAVQECADAIVRATRACEVPLPDRIETEETDESEDDDTPERQLVAEKTDEVWQQAKPFVTDAFALDRGQNWQIHENAFWEQHAYMGMREDMYARSGPASFSLDTTRERIPTGSTHRYQIGKLSVSEIREMLRNTTRMLIARARQNGELDGSVMAAIDVTKGFPFTGDVEDQEDDILGYKDGSDYYQWAVLKVVGMDVPLVLDAIPRVRGQSKDEIVEKLLSQATEMVDIDLVMMDREFDSESVKDTCEEHGVHYLNPTRIFTNSDEADTIAWMYRNGERFHVTEEEADGGSPTRKQVYLPKRSNSDDDKDEDDDLSAVWTELCGEWGFEDVDGEPSEGMSFSRLLADIQREEAVEERKQKAQNGEVDTAGTVVFETNHPYVTAGDADDQQMDGIAFVHMIERLIRWYRRRWGIENGFKKQKHFMVRTTSTERNYRFFNFAFACVLYNVWRLVDLLVKIAIDGENRTYAPRVDANQFLTVAKQYHGLDPPD